In the genome of Dasypus novemcinctus isolate mDasNov1 chromosome 30, mDasNov1.1.hap2, whole genome shotgun sequence, one region contains:
- the BEST2 gene encoding bestrophin-2a has translation MTVTYTARVANARFGGFSQLLLLWRGSIYKLLWRELLCFLGLYLALSATYRFLLNEGQKRYFEKLVIYCDQYASLIPISFVLGFYVTLVVHRWWNQYLCMPLPDALMCAVAGTVHGHDERGRLYRRTLMRYAGLSGVLILRSVSTAVFKRFPTVDHVVEAGFMTREERKKFENLDSAYNKFWVPCVWFCNLAAQARREGRIRDSSAFKLLLEELNGFRAKCGMLFHYDWISVPLVYTQVVTIAVYSYFLACLIGRQFLDPAQGYKDHQLDLCVPIFTLLQFFFYVGWLKVAEQLINPFGEDDDDFETNFLIDRNFQVSMLAVDEMYDDLAVLEKDLYWDAANARAPYTAATAFLLQHPSFQGSTFDITLAKEDMQFQRLDGADGPLGEAHGDLLQRLLPAGAPGGLLGRRLSLLRRKNSCMSEGSTANSCTCPAAPDGAARECGCGELLEAGPREPDAETLAEPEPPPPDDLLGVTIPGPRAPAPPWLPSPIGEEEESLA, from the exons ATGACCGTCACGTACACGGCCCGCGTGGCGAACGCGCGCTTCGGCGGCTTCTcgcagctgctgctgctgtggcGCGGGAGCATCTACAAACTGCTGTGGCGCGAGCTGCTCTGCTTCCTGGGGCTCTACCTGGCGCTGAGCGCCACCTACCG CTTCCTGCTGAACGAAGGGCAGAAGCGCTACTTCGAGAAGCTCGTCATTTACTGCGACCAGTACGCCAGCCTCATCCCCATCTCCTTCGTGCTCG GCTTCTACGTGACATTGGTGGTGCACCGCTGGTGGAACCAGTACCTGTGCATGCCGCTGCCCGACGCGCTCATGTGCGCCGTGGCGGGCACGGTGCACGGGCACGACGAGCGCGGCCGCCTCTACCGGCGCACGCTCATGCGCTACGCGGGCCTCTCCGGGGTGCTGATCCTGCGCTCCGTCAGCACCGCCGTCTTCAAGCGCTTTCCCACCGTGGATCACGTCGTGGAGGCGG GGTTCATGACTCGCGAGGAGCGCAAGAAGTTCGAGAACCTGGACTCTGCCTACAACAAGTTCTGGGTCCCCTGCGTCTGGTTCTGCAACCTGGCAGCCCAAGCCCGGCGCGAGGGCCGCATCCGCGACAGCAGCGCCTTCAAACTGCTGCTGGAG GAGCTGAATGGGTTTCGCGCCAAGTGCGGGATGCTCTTTCATTACGACTGGATTAGCGTCCCCCTCGTGTACACCCAG GTGGTGACCATCGCCGTGTACAGCTACTTCCTGGCGTGTCTCATCGGCCGCCAATTCCTGGACCCCGCGCAGGGCTACAAAGACCACCAGCTGGACCTGTGCGTGCCCATCTTCACGCTCCTGCAGTTCTTTTTCTACGTGGGCTGGCTCAAG GTCGCCGAGCAGCTCATCAACCCCTTCGGAGAGGACGACGACGACTTCGAGACCAACTTTCTCATCGACCGCAACTTCCAG GTGTCGATGCTGGCGGTGGACGAGATGTACGACGACCTGGCCGTGCTGGAGAAGGACCTGTACTGGGACGCGGCCAACGCGCGCGCCCCCTACACGGCGGCCACCGCCTTCCTGCTGCAGCACCCCTCTTTCCAGGGTTCCACCTTCGACATCAC GCTCGCCAAGGAGGACATGCAGTTCCAGCGGCTGGACGGCGCGGACGGGCCCCTGGGCGAGGCGCACGGCGACCTGCTGCAGCGGCTCCTGCCCGCAGGTGCGCCCGGGGGCCTGCTGGGCCGGCGCCTGTCGCTGCTGCGCCGCAAGAACAGCTGCATGTCCGAGGGGTCCACCGCCAACAGCTGCACCTGCCCCGCCGCCCCCGACGGCGCGGCCCGGGAGTGCGGCTGCGGCGAACTGCTGGAAGCCGGCCCGCGGGAGCCGGATGCCGAGACGCTCGCCGAGCCCGAGCCGCCCCCCCCGGACGACTTACTGGGGGTGACCATACCTGGGCCCCGAGCCCCGGCGCCCCCCTGGCTGCCCAGCCCCATCGGCGAGGAAGAGGAGTCTCTGGCTTGA
- the HOOK2 gene encoding protein Hook homolog 2 isoform X2, translated as MSVDKSELCGSLLTWLQTFRVPSPCASPQDLSSGLAIAFVLNQIDPSWFNEAWLQGLSEDPGPNWRLKVDNLKTILQSLVDYSQDVLGHPLPEQHLPDVSLIGQFSDPAELGKLLQLVLDCAISCEKKQEHIQRIMTLEESVQQVVMEAIQELMTKDSPDSLSPETYGNYDSQSRRYYFLSEEAEEGEDLRQRCLDLERQLVLLSEEKQSLAQESRALRERAGRPDGEGTAGLTAKKLLLLQSQLEQLQEENFRLESSREDERLRCAGLEREVTELLQRNQALTSLAQEAQALKDEMDELRQSSERAGQLEATLSSCRRRLGELRELRRQVRQLEERNAGHAERTRQLEDELRRAGSLRAQLEAQRRQVQELQSQRQEEALKAEKWLFECRNLEEKYESVSKEKERLLAERDSLREANEELRCAQLQPRGLTQADPSLDATSPGVENLAAEILPAELRETLLRLQLENKRLCRQEAADRERQADLQRHLEEANRARHGLETQQRLNEQQLSELRAQVEDLQKALQEQGGKTEDATLLQRKLEEHLQKLHEADLELQRKREYLEKLEPPADSSTARRIEELQHSLQKKDADLRAMEERCRRYVDKARMVIQTLEPKQRPPPGGAPPELHALRSQLRERDVRLRHLEMDFEKSRSQREQEEKLLISAWYNMGMALQQRAGDERAPAHAQSFLAQQRLATNARRGPLGRLAPLNLRPADKH; from the exons ATGAGCGTGGACAAGAGCGAGCTCTGCGGGTCTCTGCTCACCTGG ttgcaGACTTTCCGGGTCCCGTCCCCCTGTGCCAGCCCCCAGGATCTGAGCAGCGGCCTGGCCATAGCCTTCGTGCTGAACCAGAT AGACCCCTCCTGGTTCAACGAGGCATGGCTCCAGGGCCTTTCAGAGGACCCAGGCCCCAACTGGAGGCTGAAG GTTGACAATCTGAAGACCATTTTACAGAGCCTGGTGGACTACTCCCAGGAT GTCCTGGGGCATCCTCTGCCCGAGCAGCACCTCCCAGACGTGAGCCTCATCGGCCAGTTCTCAGACCCCGCGGAGCTGGGCAAGTTGCTCCAGCTGGTGCTGGACTGTGCCATCAGCTGTGAGAAAAAGCAGG AGCACATCCAGAGAATCATGACGCTGGAGGAATCGGTTCAGCAAGTGGTGATGGAAGCCATCCAGGAG CTCATGACTAAAGACTCCCCCGACTCTCTGTCACCAGAGACATATGGGAATTACGACAGCCAG TCCCGCAGGTACTACTTCCTGAGCGAGGAGGCGGAGGAGGGAGAGGACCTGCGGCAGCGCTGTCTGGACTTGGAGCGGCAG ctggtGCTCCTGTCGGAGGAGAAGCAGAGCCTGGCGCAGGAGAGCCGGGCGCTGCGCGAGCGGGCGGGCCGGCCCGACGGCGAGGGGACCGCCGGCCTCACCGCCAAGAAGCTGCTGCTCCTGCAGTCCCAGCTGGAGCAGCTGCAGGAGGAGAACTTCCG GCTCGAGAGCAGCCGGGAGGATGAGCGCCTGCGCTGCGCCGGGCTGGAGCGGGAAGTGACGGAACTGCTGCAGCGCAACCAGGCGCTGACCAGCCTGGCCCAGGAGGCGCAGGCCCTGAAGGATGAGATGGACGAGCTGCG gcagTCCTCGGAGCGCGCAGGGCAGCTGGAGGCCACGCTGAGCAGCTGCCGGCGCCGCCTGGGCGAGCTGCGGGAGCTGCGCCGCCAGGTGCGGCAGCTGGAGGAGCGCAACGCCGGCCACGCCGAGCGCACGCGGCAGCTGGAGGACGAGCTGCGCCGGGCGGGCTCGCTGCGCGCGCAGCTGGAGGCGCAGCGGAGGCAG GTTCAGGAGCTGCAAAGCCAGCGACAGGAGGAGGCCTTGAAGGCCGAGAAATGGCTCTTCGAGTGCCGCAACCTGGAGGAAAAGTATGAGTCAGTGTCCAAGGAGAAGGAG CGGCTGTTGGCGGAGCGGGACTCGCTGCGGGAGGCCAACGAGGAGCTGCGCTGCGCTCAGCTGCAGCCGCGGGGGCTGACGCAGGCGG ACCCCTCACTGGATGCCACCTCACCGGGCGTGGAAAACTTGGCCGCGGAGATCCTACCTGCGGAGCTTAG GGAGACCCTCCTGCGGCTGCAGCTGGAGAACAAGCGGCTGTGCCGGCAGGAGGCGGCAGACCGCGAGCGGCAGGCGGACCTGCAGCGCCACCTGGAGGAGGCCAACCGCGCGCGCCACGGGCTGGAGACGCAGCAGCG GCTGAACGAGCAGCAGCTGTCGGAGCTGCGCGCGCAGGTGGAGGACCTGCAGAAGGCCTTGCAGGAGCAGGGGGGCAAGACTGAGGAT GCCACCCTGCTGCAGAGGAAGCTGGAGGAACACCT GCAGAAGCTGCACGAGGCGGATTTGGAGCTGCAGCGGAAGCGCGAGTACCTGGAGAAGCTGGAGCCGCCTGCCGACAGCAGCA cgGCCCGGCGAATCGAGGAGCTGCAGCACAGCCTGCAGAAGAAGGACGCGGACCTGCGGGCCATGGAGGAGCGCTGCCGCCGCTACGTGGACAAGGCCCGCATG GTCATCCAGACCCTGGAACCCAAACAGCGGCCACCACCGGGAGGGGCCCCTCCGGAACTCCACGCCCTGCGGTCGCAGCTCCGGGAGCGGGACGTCCGCCTGCGGCACCTGGAG ATGGACTTTGAGAAGAGCCGGAGCCAGCGAGAGCAGGAAGAAAAGCTGCTCATCAGCGCGTGGTACAACATG GGCATGGCCCTGCAGCAGCGAGCGGGGGACGAGCGGGCGCCCGCACATGCGCAGTCCTTCCTGGCCCAGCAGCGCCTGGCCACCAACGCGCGCCGGGGACCCCTGGGGCGTCTAGCGCCCTTGAACCTGCGCCCCGCCGACAAGCACTGA
- the HOOK2 gene encoding protein Hook homolog 2 isoform X1, whose translation MFPRRRLRLPSPPSGHPQLQTFRVPSPCASPQDLSSGLAIAFVLNQIDPSWFNEAWLQGLSEDPGPNWRLKVDNLKTILQSLVDYSQDVLGHPLPEQHLPDVSLIGQFSDPAELGKLLQLVLDCAISCEKKQEHIQRIMTLEESVQQVVMEAIQELMTKDSPDSLSPETYGNYDSQSRRYYFLSEEAEEGEDLRQRCLDLERQLVLLSEEKQSLAQESRALRERAGRPDGEGTAGLTAKKLLLLQSQLEQLQEENFRLESSREDERLRCAGLEREVTELLQRNQALTSLAQEAQALKDEMDELRQSSERAGQLEATLSSCRRRLGELRELRRQVRQLEERNAGHAERTRQLEDELRRAGSLRAQLEAQRRQVQELQSQRQEEALKAEKWLFECRNLEEKYESVSKEKERLLAERDSLREANEELRCAQLQPRGLTQADPSLDATSPGVENLAAEILPAELRETLLRLQLENKRLCRQEAADRERQADLQRHLEEANRARHGLETQQRLNEQQLSELRAQVEDLQKALQEQGGKTEDATLLQRKLEEHLQKLHEADLELQRKREYLEKLEPPADSSTARRIEELQHSLQKKDADLRAMEERCRRYVDKARMVIQTLEPKQRPPPGGAPPELHALRSQLRERDVRLRHLEMDFEKSRSQREQEEKLLISAWYNMGMALQQRAGDERAPAHAQSFLAQQRLATNARRGPLGRLAPLNLRPADKH comes from the exons ATGTTCCCGAGACGCCGGCTCCGGCTACCATCCCCTCCCTCAGGCCACCCGCAG ttgcaGACTTTCCGGGTCCCGTCCCCCTGTGCCAGCCCCCAGGATCTGAGCAGCGGCCTGGCCATAGCCTTCGTGCTGAACCAGAT AGACCCCTCCTGGTTCAACGAGGCATGGCTCCAGGGCCTTTCAGAGGACCCAGGCCCCAACTGGAGGCTGAAG GTTGACAATCTGAAGACCATTTTACAGAGCCTGGTGGACTACTCCCAGGAT GTCCTGGGGCATCCTCTGCCCGAGCAGCACCTCCCAGACGTGAGCCTCATCGGCCAGTTCTCAGACCCCGCGGAGCTGGGCAAGTTGCTCCAGCTGGTGCTGGACTGTGCCATCAGCTGTGAGAAAAAGCAGG AGCACATCCAGAGAATCATGACGCTGGAGGAATCGGTTCAGCAAGTGGTGATGGAAGCCATCCAGGAG CTCATGACTAAAGACTCCCCCGACTCTCTGTCACCAGAGACATATGGGAATTACGACAGCCAG TCCCGCAGGTACTACTTCCTGAGCGAGGAGGCGGAGGAGGGAGAGGACCTGCGGCAGCGCTGTCTGGACTTGGAGCGGCAG ctggtGCTCCTGTCGGAGGAGAAGCAGAGCCTGGCGCAGGAGAGCCGGGCGCTGCGCGAGCGGGCGGGCCGGCCCGACGGCGAGGGGACCGCCGGCCTCACCGCCAAGAAGCTGCTGCTCCTGCAGTCCCAGCTGGAGCAGCTGCAGGAGGAGAACTTCCG GCTCGAGAGCAGCCGGGAGGATGAGCGCCTGCGCTGCGCCGGGCTGGAGCGGGAAGTGACGGAACTGCTGCAGCGCAACCAGGCGCTGACCAGCCTGGCCCAGGAGGCGCAGGCCCTGAAGGATGAGATGGACGAGCTGCG gcagTCCTCGGAGCGCGCAGGGCAGCTGGAGGCCACGCTGAGCAGCTGCCGGCGCCGCCTGGGCGAGCTGCGGGAGCTGCGCCGCCAGGTGCGGCAGCTGGAGGAGCGCAACGCCGGCCACGCCGAGCGCACGCGGCAGCTGGAGGACGAGCTGCGCCGGGCGGGCTCGCTGCGCGCGCAGCTGGAGGCGCAGCGGAGGCAG GTTCAGGAGCTGCAAAGCCAGCGACAGGAGGAGGCCTTGAAGGCCGAGAAATGGCTCTTCGAGTGCCGCAACCTGGAGGAAAAGTATGAGTCAGTGTCCAAGGAGAAGGAG CGGCTGTTGGCGGAGCGGGACTCGCTGCGGGAGGCCAACGAGGAGCTGCGCTGCGCTCAGCTGCAGCCGCGGGGGCTGACGCAGGCGG ACCCCTCACTGGATGCCACCTCACCGGGCGTGGAAAACTTGGCCGCGGAGATCCTACCTGCGGAGCTTAG GGAGACCCTCCTGCGGCTGCAGCTGGAGAACAAGCGGCTGTGCCGGCAGGAGGCGGCAGACCGCGAGCGGCAGGCGGACCTGCAGCGCCACCTGGAGGAGGCCAACCGCGCGCGCCACGGGCTGGAGACGCAGCAGCG GCTGAACGAGCAGCAGCTGTCGGAGCTGCGCGCGCAGGTGGAGGACCTGCAGAAGGCCTTGCAGGAGCAGGGGGGCAAGACTGAGGAT GCCACCCTGCTGCAGAGGAAGCTGGAGGAACACCT GCAGAAGCTGCACGAGGCGGATTTGGAGCTGCAGCGGAAGCGCGAGTACCTGGAGAAGCTGGAGCCGCCTGCCGACAGCAGCA cgGCCCGGCGAATCGAGGAGCTGCAGCACAGCCTGCAGAAGAAGGACGCGGACCTGCGGGCCATGGAGGAGCGCTGCCGCCGCTACGTGGACAAGGCCCGCATG GTCATCCAGACCCTGGAACCCAAACAGCGGCCACCACCGGGAGGGGCCCCTCCGGAACTCCACGCCCTGCGGTCGCAGCTCCGGGAGCGGGACGTCCGCCTGCGGCACCTGGAG ATGGACTTTGAGAAGAGCCGGAGCCAGCGAGAGCAGGAAGAAAAGCTGCTCATCAGCGCGTGGTACAACATG GGCATGGCCCTGCAGCAGCGAGCGGGGGACGAGCGGGCGCCCGCACATGCGCAGTCCTTCCTGGCCCAGCAGCGCCTGGCCACCAACGCGCGCCGGGGACCCCTGGGGCGTCTAGCGCCCTTGAACCTGCGCCCCGCCGACAAGCACTGA